The Fuerstiella sp. genome includes a window with the following:
- a CDS encoding DUF1501 domain-containing protein, whose translation MPITRQHFLNTTFNGIGALALSDLMVNSPGAESAAVNPLAVRDQHLPRKAKHCIFLFMQGGVSQMDSFEYKPVLNEYHGKPLPRIPSISGELQGRLTFPHVTIGSPFKFRKYGQSGHWFSELYPHLSGHADKLAMIRGIKTDNQNHGPSTLHVTTGSQFPGSPSVGSWVTYGLGSENRDMPGYVVVQDPRGAPVNGAAVWANGYLPASYQGTLLRSEGTPILNLARAEGISAHQQRSEFDVLGELNNRHLSRRADDTELAARINAYELAFRMQTEAPELVDISGETSATHQLYGLDDPVTARFGRQCLLARRLVESGVRYTLLVHGVQIGKHSWDDHGDVQGRMVRHSREVDQPVAALLTDLYERGLLEDTLVVWASEMGRTPFKNGSMGKKPGREHNSWNLVMWMAGGNVRGGSSAGETDEFGLRSVADESIPIRDVHATILNLMGLHDDELRYHHAGRLRQLTDIGGYVLDDIIA comes from the coding sequence ATGCCCATTACTCGACAGCATTTTCTCAACACGACCTTCAACGGCATCGGTGCACTGGCGCTGAGTGACCTGATGGTGAACAGTCCAGGGGCGGAGTCTGCGGCGGTAAATCCTTTGGCTGTGCGGGATCAACATCTGCCGCGCAAAGCGAAACACTGCATCTTTCTGTTTATGCAGGGAGGCGTGAGTCAGATGGATTCATTCGAATACAAGCCCGTGCTGAATGAGTACCATGGCAAACCGCTGCCGCGAATACCAAGCATTTCCGGTGAGCTTCAGGGACGACTGACATTTCCTCATGTCACGATCGGCAGTCCCTTTAAATTCCGGAAATATGGTCAGTCAGGGCACTGGTTTTCCGAATTGTATCCGCATTTGTCAGGACACGCGGACAAGTTGGCCATGATCCGGGGAATTAAGACCGACAATCAGAATCATGGACCGTCGACACTGCATGTGACAACAGGAAGCCAGTTTCCTGGCAGTCCGTCAGTGGGGTCATGGGTCACCTACGGACTGGGATCGGAAAATCGCGATATGCCCGGGTATGTTGTCGTCCAGGATCCGCGCGGAGCTCCTGTCAATGGTGCAGCTGTCTGGGCAAATGGTTACCTTCCGGCCAGCTACCAGGGGACTCTGCTGCGTTCGGAAGGAACACCTATTCTGAACCTCGCCCGCGCTGAGGGGATCTCAGCCCATCAGCAACGCAGTGAATTTGACGTATTGGGAGAGCTCAATAACCGCCACCTTTCACGACGTGCTGATGACACGGAACTTGCTGCTCGCATCAATGCCTATGAGCTTGCGTTTCGAATGCAGACTGAGGCACCCGAACTTGTTGATATCTCAGGCGAGACATCGGCGACACATCAGCTTTACGGGCTTGATGATCCGGTGACCGCCCGATTTGGACGCCAGTGTCTGCTTGCACGACGTCTTGTCGAGAGTGGTGTGCGGTATACGCTTCTGGTGCATGGAGTACAAATTGGCAAACACAGCTGGGATGATCACGGGGACGTGCAGGGTCGCATGGTAAGGCACTCTCGTGAAGTTGATCAGCCCGTTGCGGCACTGCTCACCGATCTGTACGAGCGGGGCCTGCTGGAAGACACTTTGGTTGTGTGGGCGTCGGAAATGGGACGTACACCCTTCAAGAACGGTTCAATGGGAAAGAAACCTGGTCGAGAACATAATTCCTGGAATCTTGTGATGTGGATGGCCGGCGGAAATGTCAGGGGTGGCTCTTCCGCAGGAGAAACCGACGAATTTGGACTGCGGTCTGTTGCTGATGAGAGTATTCCGATTCGCGATGTTCATGCCACCATTCTGAATCTGATGGGCCTGCACGACGATGAGCTGCGTTATCATCACGCAGGTCGCCTGCGTCAGTTGACGGACATTGGGGGATACGTACTGGACGATATCATCGCGTAA